In the Victivallis sp. Marseille-Q1083 genome, one interval contains:
- a CDS encoding C13 family peptidase, translating into MARDEGMEQANWTDAGADGVVLDMFPQETSAGRVVLSGLGEDQLEWVIMADGRVADAMAERQSSRRAMAALRSASAAAISELSFSGVNQVTALLRSYSAGQATAAMTLNAAAAGNSAALSSLTAPGVKSNAVVMPDDYDSEGRDDNWWTRATDLYVSELGQEHTIHVGGDIDWVKFTPDTIGRYSIQTTGTLSDMQFTVYSLTGAGELNEIATVKGDKLGGPEYSEFLRAGMTYYIKVSALDPDKTVKNYQIRVSASDGAYDQYEVGGGDGKAKGNDNLWTQATALSVGEVQLHSIHLNGDIDWVKIAANGLQTISLDASDDMKLTFYELTKSGLVEISRLAGNHGGIAYEFSSAKTYYVSAEKNGSGTVQAYELSLVNGNPGYIRVDQYENDNTKEQATTLTVKESQQHTLHDSGDVDWMTFSLTDTGYGEITLSATERLAAKLYQVVDGNLMEVSSQTGTNITITTEAAPGTTYYLQTETVDGTPVNSYDVNLSVTPPSQNYVVLFSGGCDMYNNRIDYYTTVREMYNTMLNVYNVPAENIFVVYADGTDPGGDCFDPFTERVFNSDMTYATSKGSQVLAASRNNLKNVFSQISSVITENDNFLFYAYDHGGGEEDPSIKGEEVLCGWYYPDLSTGTYGEMNDITGVEFAQWSESINAKAATLTYMFSECFSGGMLQALPEQDNLFGMSAANHFESSWSSFGPNGEFASCHSFASEIVRAFLNGYTSTYDVYNYVINNGDFACRNVYEPNGTCVEGHPDGGFEHPWMLGSNHQILAQV; encoded by the coding sequence ATGGCTAGAGATGAAGGAATGGAGCAGGCGAACTGGACCGATGCCGGCGCGGACGGCGTGGTGTTGGACATGTTCCCGCAGGAGACTTCGGCCGGCAGGGTGGTCTTGTCGGGGTTGGGGGAAGATCAGTTGGAATGGGTGATCATGGCGGACGGCCGGGTTGCCGACGCGATGGCGGAAAGACAATCGAGCCGGCGGGCGATGGCGGCGCTGCGAAGTGCGTCGGCTGCGGCGATTTCCGAGCTTTCCTTCAGCGGAGTCAATCAGGTGACGGCATTGTTGCGCAGTTATTCGGCCGGCCAGGCGACGGCGGCAATGACGTTGAATGCCGCTGCGGCCGGCAATTCGGCGGCGCTGTCCAGCCTGACGGCGCCGGGCGTCAAGTCGAACGCCGTGGTAATGCCGGATGATTACGATAGCGAAGGCAGAGATGACAACTGGTGGACGCGGGCGACGGATCTTTACGTGTCCGAACTCGGCCAGGAGCATACGATTCATGTCGGCGGCGATATCGACTGGGTGAAATTCACGCCGGATACCATCGGCCGTTATTCGATTCAGACCACCGGTACGCTGTCGGATATGCAATTCACGGTTTATTCCCTGACCGGGGCTGGTGAGTTGAACGAGATTGCGACGGTGAAGGGCGATAAATTGGGCGGTCCGGAATATTCCGAATTTTTACGGGCCGGCATGACTTATTATATCAAAGTTTCGGCGCTCGATCCGGATAAGACGGTAAAAAATTACCAGATTCGGGTATCGGCCAGCGATGGCGCCTATGATCAATATGAAGTAGGCGGCGGCGACGGCAAGGCGAAAGGCAACGACAACTTGTGGACGCAGGCGACGGCGTTGTCGGTCGGCGAAGTGCAGCTGCACAGCATTCATCTGAACGGCGACATCGACTGGGTGAAAATTGCCGCGAACGGTCTGCAGACGATCAGTCTGGATGCCTCGGATGACATGAAATTGACTTTTTATGAGCTGACGAAATCCGGTTTGGTGGAAATCAGCCGATTGGCCGGGAATCATGGCGGCATTGCTTATGAATTCAGTTCGGCGAAGACCTATTACGTATCGGCGGAGAAGAATGGCTCCGGTACGGTGCAGGCTTATGAATTGAGCCTGGTCAACGGCAATCCGGGCTACATCCGGGTCGACCAGTATGAAAACGACAACACCAAAGAACAGGCGACGACGCTGACGGTGAAGGAAAGCCAGCAGCACACCCTGCACGATTCCGGCGATGTCGACTGGATGACGTTCTCGCTGACCGATACCGGATACGGTGAAATCACGCTTTCGGCCACCGAACGGCTCGCGGCGAAGCTCTATCAGGTCGTTGACGGCAACCTGATGGAAGTGAGCAGCCAGACCGGGACGAACATCACCATCACGACGGAAGCGGCCCCGGGCACGACATATTACTTGCAGACCGAAACGGTTGACGGAACGCCGGTCAACAGTTACGACGTCAATTTGTCGGTTACACCGCCGAGCCAGAATTACGTCGTGTTGTTCAGCGGCGGATGTGATATGTACAATAATCGTATTGATTATTATACGACCGTTCGTGAGATGTATAACACCATGCTTAATGTTTATAATGTTCCGGCGGAGAACATTTTCGTTGTTTATGCCGATGGTACCGATCCGGGGGGTGATTGTTTTGATCCCTTTACTGAGAGGGTGTTTAACTCCGATATGACATATGCGACGAGCAAGGGGTCGCAAGTATTGGCCGCCAGCCGAAATAATTTGAAAAATGTTTTCAGTCAAATTAGTAGTGTAATTACTGAAAATGACAACTTTCTCTTTTATGCTTATGATCATGGCGGAGGGGAAGAAGATCCTTCCATAAAAGGAGAAGAAGTTCTTTGTGGTTGGTATTATCCCGATTTGTCGACGGGTACCTATGGTGAGATGAATGATATTACCGGTGTTGAATTTGCCCAATGGTCAGAGTCGATAAACGCGAAGGCTGCTACGTTGACTTATATGTTTAGTGAATGTTTTTCTGGGGGAATGTTGCAGGCGTTGCCGGAGCAGGACAATTTGTTTGGCATGTCTGCCGCCAATCATTTTGAATCTTCCTGGAGTAGTTTCGGCCCGAACGGGGAATTCGCCAGTTGCCACAGTTTTGCCAGTGAAATTGTCCGGGCATTTCTTAATGGTTATACCAGTACTTATGATGTATACAACTATGTCATAAATAACGGCGATTTTGCTTGTCGCAACGTTTACGAGCCAAATGGCACCTGCGTGGAAGGTCATCCCGATGGAGGGTTCGAGCATCCATGGATGCTAGGGAGCAATCATCAGATATTGGCGCAAGTGTAA
- a CDS encoding class I SAM-dependent methyltransferase, with protein sequence MERLLLLKQFLKNPSRIGALCPSSRSLCRQMIREIGMERAGAVVELGPGTGVITREILATLPDGSEFFAVELDPEIYRRFHHAYPQVNVFNCSAEELTTLVATSPMNKVDVIVSGLPWAAFPGDLQDRILDAIVSNLNEGGYFTTFAYLQGLLLPAGIRFRHRLKQHFREVKISPVVWRNLPPAVVYRCRH encoded by the coding sequence ATGGAACGCCTGCTGTTGTTGAAGCAATTTCTCAAAAATCCGTCCCGTATCGGCGCGCTGTGTCCGTCTTCCCGCTCACTCTGCCGCCAGATGATCAGGGAAATCGGCATGGAACGCGCCGGGGCAGTGGTGGAGCTGGGGCCCGGCACCGGAGTCATCACCCGGGAAATTCTGGCGACCCTGCCGGATGGTTCGGAATTTTTCGCCGTCGAACTCGATCCGGAAATTTACCGCCGCTTTCACCATGCGTACCCGCAAGTCAATGTCTTCAACTGCAGCGCCGAAGAATTGACGACGCTGGTCGCCACCTCGCCGATGAACAAAGTGGACGTCATCGTCTCCGGCCTGCCGTGGGCGGCTTTTCCCGGCGACCTTCAGGACCGTATCCTCGACGCGATCGTCTCCAATCTGAATGAAGGCGGTTATTTTACCACATTCGCCTATCTGCAGGGCTTGTTGCTGCCGGCCGGAATTCGTTTCCGTCACCGTTTGAAGCAGCATTTCCGCGAAGTGAAAATTTCACCGGTGGTCTGGCGCAATTTGCCGCCGGCGGTGGTGTACCGCTGCCGGCATTGA
- a CDS encoding (deoxy)nucleoside triphosphate pyrophosphohydrolase translates to MRTIEVAAAVILRRDQCLLCSRPAGKELADFWEFPGGKLEPGESPAQCLKRELREELAVEAVVFDILNLTEFRYETKQVKLFFLRTLLPAEAVIRPQERQLFRWVARRSLPSCRLLPADQAVAEYLAKI, encoded by the coding sequence ATGCGAACGATTGAAGTGGCGGCTGCGGTGATTCTGCGGCGCGATCAGTGTTTGTTGTGTTCCCGGCCGGCCGGTAAGGAATTGGCCGATTTCTGGGAATTTCCCGGCGGAAAATTGGAACCGGGGGAATCGCCGGCACAATGCCTGAAACGGGAGTTGCGCGAAGAACTGGCGGTCGAAGCTGTTGTTTTCGACATTCTCAACCTTACCGAGTTCCGTTACGAAACCAAACAGGTCAAATTGTTCTTTCTGCGCACGCTTCTGCCGGCGGAGGCGGTCATTCGGCCGCAGGAACGGCAGTTGTTCCGCTGGGTGGCGCGCCGCTCGCTGCCGTCCTGCCGCTTGCTGCCGGCCGATCAGGCGGTGGCGGAATATCTGGCGAAGATTTGA
- a CDS encoding DUF4091 domain-containing protein produces the protein MFKFRLISSLEKVFCDEALQAEELCCGTALQGEIYSFQVAYWTDSWCLKVLPVVESPLAEAVTVREVKSVPSELPANDPEIPDAVLRRTPGLYPDLLDEIADGVKTLPEQWRTLWVSVAVPENCAGGKYPIRLKLVPAEPMPDLPEVLGEGNFTLEVVPVALPEQTLIHTEWFHADCLYTYYQVPCWSERHWELLKAYIQSAADHGINMLLTPLWTQPLDTAVGGERPTVQLLKISKKGDRYHFDFSLLERWIDLCESCGIRYFEMSHLYTQWGATCTPKIVVEVDGEEQKLFGWQVSAQSVEYRQFLQQLLPELTAFLRGKQLEGRCYFHVSDEPSEEHLESYQRSAEFVASLLDGDWPMIDALSSFEFYAKGLVKLPIPSNDHIEAFVEHQVQPLWTYYCVGQRAAVPNRFYSFSSARNRIMGILMYRYQIKGFLQWGFNFWYTQYSLKQDIDPFRETDAGRAFCGGDSYLVYPGKNGPLDSIRYEVFRDGLQDMRALELLEKKIGRPAVLELLEGDLGYQLTMKRYPRSASWLLEVRNRINRALA, from the coding sequence ATGTTTAAGTTCAGGTTGATCAGTTCTCTCGAAAAAGTGTTTTGCGACGAGGCGCTGCAGGCGGAGGAGTTGTGCTGCGGCACCGCGCTGCAGGGGGAAATTTACAGTTTTCAGGTGGCCTACTGGACCGACAGTTGGTGTTTGAAGGTGTTGCCGGTGGTCGAATCGCCGCTGGCGGAGGCGGTCACGGTCCGGGAGGTGAAATCGGTTCCGAGCGAACTGCCGGCCAACGATCCGGAGATTCCGGACGCCGTGTTGCGCCGGACGCCGGGCCTGTATCCGGACCTGCTCGATGAAATTGCCGATGGAGTGAAAACGCTGCCGGAGCAGTGGCGGACGTTGTGGGTTTCGGTTGCCGTGCCGGAGAATTGCGCCGGCGGCAAATATCCGATCCGGCTGAAACTGGTTCCCGCAGAACCGATGCCCGATCTGCCGGAAGTGCTGGGAGAGGGGAATTTTACGCTGGAAGTAGTGCCGGTGGCGCTGCCGGAGCAGACGCTGATCCATACCGAATGGTTCCATGCCGATTGTCTTTATACCTATTATCAGGTGCCCTGCTGGAGTGAAAGGCACTGGGAACTGCTGAAAGCCTATATCCAGTCGGCGGCGGATCACGGCATCAATATGCTGTTGACGCCGCTGTGGACGCAGCCGCTGGATACCGCGGTCGGCGGGGAGCGGCCGACGGTGCAGTTGCTGAAGATCAGCAAGAAGGGAGACCGCTACCATTTCGACTTCTCGCTGCTGGAGCGCTGGATCGATCTCTGCGAGTCGTGCGGAATCCGGTACTTCGAAATGTCACACTTGTATACGCAGTGGGGAGCCACCTGCACGCCGAAAATTGTCGTGGAAGTTGATGGCGAGGAACAGAAACTGTTCGGCTGGCAGGTTTCCGCCCAATCGGTTGAATACCGTCAATTCCTGCAGCAGTTGCTGCCGGAATTGACCGCTTTCCTGCGCGGCAAACAGTTGGAGGGGCGTTGCTATTTCCATGTTTCCGACGAGCCGAGCGAGGAACATCTGGAGAGCTATCAGCGGTCGGCGGAATTCGTCGCGTCGCTGCTGGATGGCGACTGGCCGATGATCGATGCGCTGTCGAGTTTCGAATTCTATGCCAAGGGACTGGTCAAGCTGCCGATTCCGTCGAACGATCACATCGAAGCGTTCGTCGAGCACCAGGTTCAGCCGTTGTGGACCTATTATTGCGTTGGTCAGCGGGCGGCGGTGCCGAACCGTTTCTATTCGTTCTCCTCGGCCCGCAACCGGATCATGGGAATTTTGATGTACCGCTATCAGATCAAAGGGTTCCTGCAGTGGGGATTCAATTTCTGGTATACGCAGTACTCGCTGAAGCAGGATATCGATCCGTTCCGGGAAACCGATGCCGGCCGGGCGTTCTGCGGCGGCGATTCCTATCTGGTTTATCCGGGGAAAAACGGTCCGCTCGATTCGATCCGCTACGAAGTGTTCCGGGATGGTTTGCAGGATATGCGGGCGCTGGAGTTGCTGGAGAAGAAAATCGGCCGGCCGGCGGTGCTGGAGCTGCTGGAAGGCGATCTCGGCTATCAATTGACGATGAAGCGCTATCCGCGCAGCGCCAGTTGGCTGCTGGAGGTGCGCAACCGCATCAACCGGGCGTTGGCGTAA
- a CDS encoding peptidase domain-containing ABC transporter codes for MEMTDSRLTAEACIREIVRVLPSGVNPEALFAELPLAEQPPHEWLCTVLERLDFQAQYLEAEAPGELYLQIGMPVMLQLANGNWVIFLGLRSPLRQGDSEQVVLFDPLTQAENKMLFVPKGQFERNWHGRAILVRSRRNASYAADGRLTAFYAFCAIARQCGVEVDVARLRHESAIETAEPDWRELQAIAGRYGLKSRAVKFDWTRLRNLQEAFPALVEKKNGQFAVLCGFRAAADGEVQAAVWDPAPPPGETPGVHYWKQAQYEEVFAERQLLLKRTYSLLDEKQPFGLSWFVPEFWKQRRLFLEVVLAMLAISAIGLVTPLFFQIVVDKVLVHESYRTLNVLGVGIVVVLLFNAVLEGLRDYLLLFCTNKIDIRTAARTFLHMLNLPVGFFEQMPAGVLIKHMQQTDKIRNFLSGNLFFTMIELISLAVFIPFLFIYSWQLTLVVLAFSLMMALIIACLIRPFQRRLQELYLAEGQRQSMLVESINGIRTVKSLALEPAQIRKWNDTAAYAITRYFNVGKISMTARVTSQLLEKLMVVAIIWIGALAVFDKEITVGALIAFQMLAGRVTGPLVRLVGLVHEYQQTALSVKMLGQVMNAPPEQVGGRIRQPLKGEISFENVTFQYTPDSVPAIRNFSLRIRPGEVVGLVGRSGSGKTTLTKLLQGLYPLQQGLIKFDGIDLREIDRAHLRANIGVVLQDNFIFSGTIRDNIALTKKDASMEEIIYVSRLAGAEEFIQKLGRGYDSVLEENGANLSGGQRQRLAIARALLPNPRILIFDEATSALDPESEELIRANLRMICRERTVIIVSHRLSMVMGADNIVILDGGELRDAGTHRQLLQREGIYHDFWVQQQGGMA; via the coding sequence ATGGAAATGACTGACAGCCGTTTGACCGCCGAGGCGTGCATCCGAGAGATCGTCCGGGTGCTGCCGTCCGGAGTCAATCCGGAGGCGCTGTTCGCCGAATTGCCGTTGGCGGAGCAGCCGCCGCACGAGTGGCTGTGCACGGTGCTGGAGCGTTTGGATTTCCAGGCGCAGTATCTGGAAGCGGAAGCGCCGGGTGAGTTGTATTTGCAGATCGGCATGCCGGTGATGTTGCAGTTGGCCAACGGCAACTGGGTGATTTTTCTCGGCTTGCGCTCGCCGTTGCGGCAGGGGGACAGCGAACAGGTGGTGCTGTTCGACCCGTTGACCCAGGCGGAAAACAAGATGCTCTTTGTCCCGAAAGGGCAGTTCGAGCGCAATTGGCACGGCCGGGCGATCCTGGTCCGGTCCCGCCGCAACGCTTCGTATGCGGCCGATGGCCGGCTGACGGCGTTTTATGCGTTTTGCGCGATCGCCCGGCAGTGCGGCGTCGAAGTGGATGTCGCCCGGTTGCGGCATGAGAGCGCCATCGAGACGGCGGAGCCGGACTGGCGGGAGTTGCAGGCGATCGCCGGGCGTTACGGCTTGAAGAGCCGGGCGGTGAAATTCGACTGGACGAGGCTGCGCAATTTGCAGGAAGCTTTTCCCGCTTTGGTGGAAAAGAAGAACGGCCAGTTCGCGGTGCTGTGCGGTTTCCGCGCGGCGGCGGACGGCGAAGTGCAGGCGGCGGTCTGGGATCCGGCGCCGCCGCCGGGGGAGACGCCGGGCGTTCATTACTGGAAACAAGCTCAATACGAAGAAGTTTTTGCCGAACGCCAGTTGCTGTTGAAGCGGACCTATTCGCTGCTGGATGAGAAGCAGCCGTTCGGGCTCTCCTGGTTTGTGCCGGAGTTCTGGAAGCAGCGCCGGTTGTTCCTGGAGGTGGTGCTGGCGATGCTGGCGATCAGCGCGATCGGTCTGGTGACGCCGCTGTTTTTCCAGATCGTCGTCGACAAAGTGCTGGTACACGAGAGTTACCGGACGTTGAACGTGCTCGGCGTCGGCATTGTCGTCGTGCTGCTGTTCAACGCGGTGCTGGAAGGGTTGCGGGATTATTTGCTGCTCTTCTGCACCAATAAGATCGATATCAGGACTGCGGCGCGGACTTTTCTGCATATGCTGAATTTGCCGGTCGGCTTTTTCGAACAGATGCCGGCCGGGGTGTTGATCAAACACATGCAGCAGACCGATAAAATCCGCAATTTTCTTTCCGGAAATTTGTTTTTCACGATGATCGAACTGATTTCGCTGGCGGTGTTCATTCCCTTTTTGTTCATTTACAGTTGGCAGTTGACGCTGGTGGTGCTGGCGTTTTCGCTGATGATGGCGTTGATCATCGCTTGTCTGATCCGGCCGTTCCAGCGGCGTTTGCAGGAGCTCTATCTGGCCGAAGGACAGCGGCAGAGCATGCTGGTGGAGTCGATCAACGGCATCCGCACGGTGAAATCGCTGGCGCTGGAGCCGGCGCAGATCCGCAAGTGGAACGATACGGCGGCTTACGCCATCACCCGTTATTTCAACGTCGGCAAGATCTCGATGACCGCCCGGGTGACCAGCCAACTGCTGGAAAAACTGATGGTCGTGGCGATCATCTGGATCGGCGCGCTGGCGGTTTTCGACAAGGAAATCACGGTCGGCGCCTTGATTGCCTTTCAGATGCTGGCCGGCCGGGTGACCGGCCCGCTGGTGCGCCTGGTCGGGCTGGTGCACGAATACCAGCAGACGGCGTTATCGGTGAAAATGCTCGGACAAGTGATGAATGCGCCGCCGGAACAGGTCGGCGGCCGGATCCGGCAGCCGTTGAAAGGCGAAATTTCCTTCGAAAACGTCACCTTCCAGTATACGCCGGACAGTGTGCCGGCGATCAGGAATTTTTCATTGCGCATCCGGCCCGGCGAAGTGGTCGGTCTGGTCGGCCGCAGCGGTTCCGGCAAGACGACGCTGACCAAATTGCTGCAGGGGCTCTATCCGCTGCAGCAGGGGTTGATCAAATTCGACGGCATTGATTTGCGGGAGATCGACCGGGCTCATTTACGGGCCAACATCGGCGTGGTGCTGCAGGACAACTTCATTTTCAGCGGCACGATCCGCGACAACATCGCGCTGACCAAGAAAGATGCGTCGATGGAGGAGATCATCTACGTGTCGCGCCTGGCCGGTGCCGAGGAATTCATCCAGAAACTGGGCAGAGGCTATGATTCGGTGCTGGAAGAAAATGGCGCCAACCTGTCCGGCGGCCAGCGGCAGCGGCTGGCGATCGCCCGCGCTTTGCTGCCCAATCCGCGCATTTTGATTTTCGACGAGGCGACCAGCGCGCTGGACCCGGAGAGCGAAGAGTTGATCCGGGCGAACCTGCGGATGATCTGCCGGGAGCGGACGGTGATCATCGTTTCGCACCGGCTGTCGATGGTGATGGGGGCGGACAATATCGTCATTCTCGACGGCGGCGAACTGCGCGATGCCGGAACGCACCGGCAATTGCTGCAGCGGGAAGGCATCTATCATGACTTTTGGGTGCAGCAGCAGGGAGGGATGGCTTGA
- a CDS encoding zinc ribbon domain-containing protein, protein MPIFEYRGRQCGREFEALLKRREETVNCPACHSEELERKFSAFAVAANTPSGCAAAENCPSAHQCGGNCGCHQH, encoded by the coding sequence ATGCCTATTTTTGAATATCGCGGCCGCCAGTGCGGCCGGGAATTTGAAGCGTTGTTGAAACGCCGTGAAGAAACGGTGAATTGTCCCGCCTGTCATTCCGAAGAGTTGGAACGTAAATTTTCGGCCTTTGCCGTCGCGGCCAACACGCCTTCGGGTTGTGCCGCCGCTGAAAATTGTCCTTCCGCCCACCAGTGCGGCGGCAACTGCGGCTGCCATCAGCATTAA
- a CDS encoding HlyD family type I secretion periplasmic adaptor subunit, whose translation MTKKPKIPAAALEFQSDALELEQRPAPWYSRLTLYVILLLFVLAVVWASVFKVDKIVMAEGKLTTLRPNIVMKPLERTVIREINVVAGQFVHENDVLITFDPTFNQAEEERLQEQLKSLTMETERLKAEAAGREFQVDGAAADWDYKQQRLIFDERNLYYRARLDYFEQNLQRIDAGLHTRRQSLSKQRERLEKLQEIEDMLTTLHEQGSVSLKQLLETQLSRLQMEGEVDRLENQLQEAEHERSSVGSERDSFIKDYQRQTVESLVEVERNRQAAEKQLEKARRLSSLVVLRAPCDAIVHEIAAFSEGSAVREAESLITLVPVSDVEVEANIDPRDIGLVKCGDEARIKLDPFPFQRFGTLTGRVRLISEDTFQEQLGNGATRNYYRARLTVEGRLSQVPENFRLQPGMRLTAEIKVGERRLIEYLIHPLIKALDESVREP comes from the coding sequence ATGACGAAGAAACCGAAAATTCCGGCGGCGGCGCTGGAATTTCAATCCGACGCACTGGAGCTGGAGCAGCGGCCGGCGCCGTGGTATTCCCGGCTGACCTTGTATGTCATTTTGCTGCTGTTCGTCCTGGCGGTCGTCTGGGCCAGCGTCTTCAAAGTGGACAAGATCGTCATGGCCGAAGGCAAATTGACGACCTTGCGGCCGAATATCGTCATGAAACCGCTGGAACGCACGGTGATCAGGGAGATCAATGTGGTCGCCGGCCAGTTCGTTCATGAGAACGATGTGCTGATCACCTTCGATCCGACCTTCAACCAGGCGGAGGAAGAGCGGCTGCAGGAGCAGTTGAAGAGTCTGACCATGGAGACCGAACGGCTCAAGGCGGAGGCCGCCGGCCGGGAGTTTCAGGTGGACGGGGCCGCCGCCGATTGGGATTACAAGCAGCAGCGGCTGATTTTCGATGAACGTAATTTGTATTACCGGGCCCGGCTGGATTATTTCGAACAGAATCTTCAGCGCATCGACGCCGGATTGCATACCCGCCGGCAGAGTCTGAGTAAGCAGCGGGAACGGCTGGAGAAACTGCAGGAGATCGAAGACATGTTGACGACGCTGCACGAGCAGGGCAGTGTATCGCTGAAGCAGCTGCTGGAAACCCAGTTGTCGCGGTTGCAGATGGAGGGGGAGGTCGACCGGCTGGAAAATCAACTGCAGGAAGCCGAACATGAACGGTCGTCGGTCGGCTCGGAACGGGATTCTTTTATCAAGGATTACCAGCGTCAGACGGTTGAATCGCTGGTCGAGGTCGAGCGCAACCGGCAGGCGGCGGAAAAACAGTTGGAAAAAGCCCGGCGGCTGAGCTCGCTGGTGGTTTTGCGGGCGCCTTGCGATGCGATCGTCCATGAGATCGCCGCCTTTTCGGAGGGGTCGGCGGTCCGGGAGGCGGAATCGTTGATTACGTTGGTGCCGGTGAGCGACGTTGAAGTCGAAGCGAACATCGACCCGCGGGATATCGGCCTGGTCAAATGCGGTGATGAAGCCAGGATCAAGCTGGACCCGTTTCCGTTTCAGCGGTTCGGCACGCTGACCGGTCGGGTCAGGCTGATTTCCGAGGATACCTTTCAGGAGCAGTTGGGCAACGGCGCGACCCGCAATTATTACCGGGCCCGGCTGACGGTGGAGGGCCGGTTGTCCCAGGTGCCGGAGAATTTCCGGCTGCAGCCGGGGATGCGGCTGACCGCCGAGATCAAGGTCGGTGAACGGCGGCTCATCGAATATCTGATTCATCCGCTGATCAAGGCGCTGGATGAATCGGTGCGGGAACCGTAA
- a CDS encoding phospholipid carrier-dependent glycosyltransferase — protein sequence MGNNCKLFRWGVIAFFLLTYLLPLGWRPMITPDEFRYGEIPREMIASGDYISPRLIGIRYFEKPVYGYQLTALSMLVFGENAFAVRLPSALCAGLAAWLLYFLVLKFRKDEALALLSSLLYLTCGLVYGIGVFAVLDSQMTAFITGILAFYFLALHAEAPRERRKYLVLSGCCCGLAFLTKGFIAFAVPAVTVIPYLLWERRFKAMFTTPWLLLLFAVLVAGPWCLAIHWEEPSFWHYFFWVEHYQRFFEETSGQHPEPFWFFLPVILGGIFPAALLLGGMILGFKQRVKTLWRDPLLKYALLWFIMPLLFFSCSSGKLATYVLPCFAPLAIIGATGLLAYLRAGGRKTLDLTLNILAIILLVAAVGFTVAQLLVHLDLCPGLYSKAEFYKWIPPVVTVLYWGGILWFFRRKALSFRLGTFFFGLALVIIAGQAAFPHQVGVGKAQAEQLEKFRQNIPDDAVLLVHPNVMHAAAWIYRRTDFYFPHTGGELEHSLSAYPEYADRLITGDRYAEFIRQNQDRLILLMRSRSPNYLPAGWKQPPFERCEDRLWLVKFQD from the coding sequence ATGGGAAATAACTGTAAACTGTTTCGCTGGGGCGTAATCGCCTTTTTTCTGTTGACCTACCTCCTGCCGCTGGGCTGGCGGCCGATGATCACTCCGGACGAATTCCGCTATGGGGAAATTCCACGGGAAATGATTGCCTCCGGCGACTATATTTCGCCGCGGTTGATCGGCATCCGTTATTTTGAAAAACCGGTCTACGGCTATCAATTGACTGCGCTTTCGATGCTTGTTTTCGGAGAAAACGCTTTTGCGGTACGGCTGCCCTCCGCCTTGTGCGCCGGCCTGGCCGCCTGGCTGCTGTATTTTCTGGTGTTGAAATTCCGCAAAGACGAAGCATTGGCCCTGTTGAGCAGCCTCCTCTATTTGACCTGCGGGCTGGTCTACGGCATCGGCGTCTTTGCGGTGCTGGACAGCCAGATGACCGCATTCATCACCGGCATCCTGGCATTCTACTTTCTGGCCCTCCATGCCGAAGCGCCCCGGGAACGCCGAAAATATCTGGTTTTGAGCGGCTGTTGCTGCGGATTGGCTTTTCTGACCAAAGGTTTTATCGCCTTTGCGGTGCCGGCGGTGACGGTCATCCCCTATCTGTTGTGGGAAAGGCGTTTCAAAGCCATGTTCACCACTCCCTGGCTGCTCCTGCTTTTCGCCGTGCTGGTCGCCGGACCGTGGTGCCTGGCAATCCACTGGGAGGAGCCGAGTTTCTGGCACTACTTCTTCTGGGTCGAACATTACCAGCGTTTCTTCGAAGAGACCTCCGGACAGCACCCGGAACCGTTCTGGTTCTTTCTGCCGGTCATACTCGGCGGCATTTTTCCGGCCGCGCTGCTGCTGGGCGGCATGATTCTCGGGTTCAAACAGCGGGTCAAAACGCTGTGGCGCGATCCGCTGCTCAAATACGCGCTGCTGTGGTTCATTATGCCGTTGCTCTTTTTTTCCTGTTCCAGCGGCAAACTGGCGACCTATGTCCTGCCCTGCTTCGCACCGCTGGCCATCATCGGCGCGACCGGGCTGCTCGCCTATCTTCGTGCCGGCGGCCGGAAAACGTTGGATCTCACGCTGAACATCCTGGCCATCATATTGCTGGTGGCGGCCGTTGGCTTCACGGTTGCCCAACTTCTGGTCCATCTGGATCTCTGCCCGGGACTTTACAGCAAAGCGGAATTTTACAAATGGATTCCACCGGTGGTCACCGTTCTTTACTGGGGCGGCATCCTCTGGTTTTTCCGCCGCAAAGCGCTGTCCTTCCGGCTCGGCACGTTCTTTTTCGGCCTGGCGCTGGTGATCATTGCCGGCCAGGCCGCGTTCCCCCACCAGGTCGGCGTCGGCAAGGCGCAGGCGGAACAACTGGAAAAATTCCGGCAGAACATCCCGGATGACGCCGTATTGTTGGTTCACCCGAACGTCATGCACGCGGCAGCCTGGATTTACCGCCGCACCGACTTTTATTTTCCGCATACCGGCGGCGAGTTGGAACACAGCTTGTCCGCTTATCCGGAATACGCCGATCGCCTGATCACCGGCGATCGTTATGCCGAATTCATCCGCCAAAACCAGGACCGGTTGATCCTGCTGATGCGCAGCCGCAGCCCGAATTATCTGCCGGCAGGTTGGAAACAACCGCCATTCGAGCGCTGTGAAGACCGTCTCTGGCTGGTGAAATTTCAAGACTGA